TCCGCGTGACGCTCCGCACCGAAGTGCTCGCGAAACACCTTCGGACCCTTGTAGATGGCGCCACCGCACACGTCACAGCGGAACATCTTGTCCAGCTGATGCAGCTGTGCGAGCCAGCGGGGAATGGGTTCGCCGTTCTCACCAatcagctgctcctcttcctcctccaacaGTAGCTCTGGTGCAGTGGGGGCTGGCACGCCAGGCGCCAGCGCGCTCGTCTTCCCGAGCTGGCCACGGCCACTTCCTTTGCTGTCCGCGAGAGCCAGCTTCAAGTTATACTCCGCTGCGTGGGCCACGGTGCCCTCCATGGTGTCGGCCGAGTTCTGGCGCACCTCCCCCAGTGAGTTGAGAAATTCTTGCTCAGCCACCTCGCGGTCAttctccagctcctcgatgGTTCGGCTGtagtcgcgcagcagcgtcttgtTGGTCGTTTCCAAGGTGGTGTAGAGGAGCGACTGCAACAGAGCGGCGGCCTTGGCCTCCATAATGCACACCATCTTGACATCAGCGAGACTCGCAGGGTACATGGACGCGGATGCAGCAGTACCGTGAGAAGTTTCGCTCGCCTGCTCTACGCcctgcaccaccttctcTATCAAGGGCAGCGGCCATAGGCTAAACTTCTTGACTTGGTGCCGCAGCGATGGCGGGATTGTAAGCCCGCAGGCAACCTTGTTCTCTACCGCAATGCGTGCCGGTGCCACCGCTCTGCCCTTGGATGACGACCCAGCTGTGCCGCCTGCCTCCCCGTCATTCGCTCGCTCGCCATCTGCATCTTGCACATCAGTTTGGTCATCTTCTGAGGATACAGCCGCCGCGATGCTagtcacctccgccttgctCTCTAGAAGGGATGCCCAGTACTTCTCCGCATCACTCTCCACCTCCGTCATGAGGCGCTCCAACGCGACCGGCTTAAGAGGGTGGGTACGACGATAGAAATCCTCCAGGTAGGTTAGCAGCTCCGCGGCAAAGGTTTTGTAGAGGGCAAACCCCACAACCTTGCGGTGTGCCTCGACCtcatgcagcagcacctgtgGCAGCGCCTTTGTGAAGCTGAAAAAATCCAATCGGCCAGGCCACATCGAAGACCACTTGAGAAGTGAGGACGGCACCAGTGGGGCCAGCCCCTTCTTTGTAGCCGCTGATGCCGACGCACACCCCTCCGCAAGCGACTTTGTGTACACCATGAAGGCACTGTAGCGGTTGTAATGCGCGTCCACGTCAAAGCAGGCCCCGTAGCGTTCTTGGACAGTGAAGACGTCATCAAGCAGCCGTGGGTTGGGCACGGCGAGCTCATCTCTTATGGGCGGCAGATCTCGGTAAGTGTGGTGATACTCACGGATGTCGGCGATCTTCGCCTCGAACTCCTtgaccgccgccgcgatgTTATCTGGGCTGCCCGCCGGTGCATTCTGAGCTTGCACAATGTCATCCTCGTCCAAGTACACGTCGAGGAGTTTCTCAGCAGTGTAGCGAACGATGCCAGCCTGCTGCAGAGTAAAGTGGTCAAGTAGAATGCGGTGTCTCTCGTTTTTAATGGTGTCCGCAAACAAGCCTTGCTGTACGATAGAGTCGATGCAGCGCTCAATGTCTGCCTCCAATGCCCGGATGCGCTCCAGCGCATTAGTCTGCATGGTgcgcagagaaaaagaaaagagatcGGTGCAGCAATGGGTTTCGCAGCGACAGCACTCGGGGAGAAGGTCGACTAGGGTACTGTGACAGCGAAGAATACTGCATCTTACACGGAGCTCCGACGACCTGCGGCCCACTCGCCACTTATGAGCTACGAGGAGAGGAGTgcactcgcgcacacacgcactagGGAAGACAGCCACCAGGAAACCGGAGTGCTATGTTGGTGCGGTTTGCGCGGGCTTGAttgcccgtgtgtgtgtgtgtgtatgtaaATGTGGACTCGACTcgtgagaaaaaaaaaggtccGGGAAGAGCAGAAAAGGCGAAGTAATTAACAGCGCAGAAATTTATACACATCAGCAAAGTGATGCACCGGTCAGTGAGAGCGCGGAAGGAAGACGGGAGAGGTTGAAGGATGGAGAAAGGAAGGCATGCAGCTGTAGGGACCAAAGCACCTGTGCTTGAGGTGCGAACGCAAAATGTAATGATGCAAATAAAACGACAAGGGCCCATTTTCACGTGGCCAGAGGTCGGTTATCCCTCACCCCCAAGgtgacacacacagaggggtAGCAAACCACTGTACTCAGTG
This genomic interval from Leishmania braziliensis MHOM/BR/75/M2904 complete genome, chromosome 17 contains the following:
- a CDS encoding splicing factor 3A, which translates into the protein MQTNALERIRALEADIERCIDSIVQQGLFADTIKNERHRILLDHFTLQQAGIVRYTAEKLLDVYLDEDDIVQAQNAPAGSPDNIAAAVKEFEAKIADIREYHHTYRDLPPIRDELAVPNPRLLDDVFTVQERYGACFDVDAHYNRYSAFMVYTKSLAEGCASASAATKKGLAPLVPSSLLKWSSMWPGRLDFFSFTKALPQVLLHEVEAHRKVVGFALYKTFAAELLTYLEDFYRRTHPLKPVALERLMTEVESDAEKYWASLLESKAEVTSIAAAVSSEDDQTDVQDADGERANDGEAGGTAGSSSKGRAVAPARIAVENKVACGLTIPPSLRHQVKKFSLWPLPLIEKVVQGVEQASETSHGTAASASMYPASLADVKMVCIMEAKAAALLQSLLYTTLETTNKTLLRDYSRTIEELENDREVAEQEFLNSLGEVRQNSADTMEGTVAHAAEYNLKLALADSKGSGRGQLGKTSALAPGVPAPTAPELLLEEEEEQLIGENGEPIPRWLAQLHQLDKMFRCDVCGGAIYKGPKVFREHFGAERHAEGLRRLGVTHHLKSYEGITSIRQVVEMRERLTDGEGSFRKRLRDNTDNEEIQDARGHVVTAKEYLRLQQRRR